One window of the Methylovirgula sp. HY1 genome contains the following:
- a CDS encoding DUF4159 domain-containing protein codes for MFGLPLAFTVPAVLVALAGLPVLYYLLRVTPPRPRRVPFPPLRLILDMRPREETAAFTPWWLLALRLAIAALLILAVAGPILNPLPAGTGGNAPLLVLLDDGWPAAPNWDQRLTAAAQWIAAAGRSSRTAAVTSPSEGGRQIMVSDSAQTLERLRAIKPQPYVSDRMALLPAIQNFMQQWPRADVVWIADGLARGNTRAFAEKLASLVPKVTLVTSDRSVYALAGPKNEGGAFDVRVLRSGPHGPAQGIVRALDRKGLSLGEARFDFAGPQAVHATETKTQFNLPVQLRNEIARFELLGQASTGAVTLLDERWKRRSVGIVSGETADRAMPLLAPSYYLKKALSPFADVREARPGTPDPIATLLDDHVAVLILADVGMVTGPDHARLKQFVEKGGLLLRFAGTRLAAASTDDLVPVRLRRGGRVLGGALSWETPKRLAPFGEHSPFFGLKVPNEVTVRRQVLAEPDAGLEAKTWAQLVDGTPLVTASRLGDGMMVLFHVTADTTWSNLPLSGLFVDMLRKIVALSSTTAKAANQTTEARAKPGQNQQRAATVPPTRTLDGFGRLGAPPPTAKPVPVNFSGVGDSAHPPGFYGPPEQLLAVNALKPNAELRMADYSGLGFSSETLRKAAPIDLRPPLLAIAFLLFCLDALATMWLGGGFKRRVGPAAAAILIGFVAFSLAPQPARADPRQDQPLSQSDLDSVLNTRLAYVVTGDAEVDNESKAGLLTLSRTLAQRTSLTPGTPVGVDPARDELAFYPMLYWPVVASNPQPSPATVARVATYMKQGGTIIFDTRDALEQRQDGPPTPASLWLRRLLDGVDVPQLEPVPADHVVTKTFYLLNRFVGRYADGQTWIEALPPANPADGARPARSGDGVSPIIITSDDLAAGWAADRFGEPLYTLVPGGERQHEMALRGGVNLVMYTLTGNYKADQVHVRDLLQRLGH; via the coding sequence ATGTTCGGATTGCCGCTTGCCTTCACCGTTCCCGCCGTTCTCGTCGCATTGGCCGGCCTGCCGGTTCTCTATTATTTGCTGCGGGTCACGCCGCCGCGGCCACGCCGGGTGCCGTTTCCGCCGCTGCGGCTCATTCTCGATATGCGGCCGCGGGAGGAGACGGCAGCCTTCACCCCCTGGTGGCTGCTCGCCTTGCGTCTGGCGATCGCGGCCTTGCTGATCCTCGCCGTGGCGGGTCCGATCCTCAATCCGCTGCCGGCCGGCACCGGCGGCAACGCGCCTTTGCTGGTTCTCCTCGATGATGGCTGGCCGGCGGCGCCGAATTGGGATCAGCGGCTGACGGCGGCGGCGCAATGGATCGCGGCGGCGGGCCGCAGCAGTCGGACGGCGGCCGTCACCTCGCCCTCCGAGGGCGGCCGGCAGATCATGGTTTCGGATTCGGCGCAGACGCTCGAGCGTTTGCGGGCGATCAAGCCGCAGCCTTACGTCTCCGATCGCATGGCGCTCCTGCCGGCGATCCAAAATTTCATGCAGCAATGGCCGCGGGCCGATGTCGTCTGGATCGCCGATGGATTGGCGCGCGGCAACACCCGCGCCTTTGCCGAAAAGCTCGCGTCATTGGTCCCGAAGGTCACGCTGGTGACCAGTGATCGCTCGGTCTATGCCTTGGCTGGACCGAAGAACGAAGGCGGCGCTTTCGACGTGCGGGTTTTGCGCAGCGGTCCGCATGGCCCCGCGCAAGGCATCGTCCGCGCCTTGGACCGCAAGGGGCTGTCGCTCGGTGAAGCGCGTTTCGATTTCGCCGGGCCGCAAGCGGTGCATGCGACCGAGACCAAGACGCAGTTCAATCTGCCGGTGCAATTGCGCAACGAGATCGCGCGATTCGAGCTTCTCGGCCAGGCTTCGACGGGCGCGGTCACACTTCTCGACGAGCGCTGGAAGCGGCGCAGCGTCGGCATCGTCAGCGGCGAGACCGCCGACCGCGCCATGCCTCTGCTCGCGCCGAGCTATTATCTCAAAAAGGCCTTGTCGCCTTTCGCCGATGTGCGTGAGGCACGCCCCGGCACGCCCGATCCGATCGCCACGCTGCTCGACGATCATGTCGCCGTGCTCATCTTGGCCGATGTCGGCATGGTGACGGGTCCCGATCACGCGCGGCTGAAACAATTCGTCGAAAAAGGCGGCCTGCTTTTGCGCTTCGCCGGCACGCGGCTCGCGGCCGCCTCCACCGACGATCTCGTGCCGGTGCGGCTGCGGCGTGGTGGCCGCGTTCTCGGCGGGGCGCTGTCCTGGGAGACGCCGAAACGCCTCGCCCCGTTCGGCGAGCACAGTCCCTTCTTCGGCCTGAAAGTGCCGAACGAAGTGACGGTGCGCCGGCAAGTGCTGGCCGAGCCGGACGCTGGGCTCGAAGCCAAGACCTGGGCGCAGCTCGTCGACGGGACGCCGCTCGTCACCGCGAGCCGGCTGGGCGACGGCATGATGGTGCTCTTTCATGTGACGGCGGATACGACATGGTCGAACCTGCCGCTGTCGGGCCTCTTCGTCGACATGCTGCGCAAGATCGTGGCGCTGTCGAGCACAACCGCCAAGGCCGCGAACCAGACGACCGAGGCGCGGGCGAAGCCCGGACAAAATCAGCAGCGGGCGGCCACCGTGCCGCCGACGCGCACGCTCGACGGCTTCGGCCGTCTTGGCGCGCCGCCACCGACGGCGAAGCCCGTCCCGGTCAATTTTTCGGGTGTCGGCGACAGCGCGCATCCGCCGGGCTTTTATGGACCGCCGGAGCAGCTCTTGGCCGTCAATGCGCTGAAGCCCAATGCCGAGTTGCGCATGGCCGATTATTCCGGCCTCGGCTTTTCCAGCGAGACTTTACGCAAGGCCGCGCCGATCGATTTGCGGCCGCCGCTGCTCGCGATCGCTTTCCTGCTTTTCTGCCTCGATGCGCTGGCCACGATGTGGCTCGGCGGCGGCTTCAAGCGGCGCGTCGGCCCGGCCGCCGCGGCGATCCTGATCGGCTTCGTCGCTTTCAGTCTCGCGCCTCAGCCTGCGAGGGCCGATCCGCGTCAGGATCAGCCGCTCTCGCAAAGCGATCTCGACTCGGTCTTGAACACGCGGCTCGCCTATGTCGTCACCGGCGATGCGGAAGTGGATAATGAGAGCAAGGCCGGGCTTCTCACTTTGTCGCGGACCTTGGCGCAGCGCACCTCGCTGACGCCGGGAACGCCGGTCGGCGTCGATCCGGCGCGTGACGAATTGGCTTTCTATCCGATGCTTTATTGGCCGGTCGTCGCCTCGAACCCGCAGCCTTCGCCGGCGACCGTGGCGCGGGTCGCGACCTATATGAAGCAGGGCGGCACGATTATCTTCGACACGCGCGATGCGCTGGAGCAGCGCCAGGACGGACCGCCGACCCCGGCCTCCTTATGGCTGCGGCGTCTGCTCGACGGAGTCGATGTGCCGCAATTGGAGCCGGTGCCGGCCGATCATGTGGTGACCAAGACATTCTATCTCTTGAATAGATTCGTCGGCCGCTATGCGGATGGGCAGACATGGATCGAGGCGCTGCCGCCGGCCAATCCCGCCGATGGCGCGCGGCCGGCGCGCTCCGGCGATGGCGTTTCGCCGATCATCATTACGTCGGATGATCTTGCGGCCGGCTGGGCCGCCGATCGGTTTGGCGAGCCGCTCTATACGCTCGTGCCGGGTGGCGAGCGCCAGCATGAAATGGCGCTGCGCGGCGGCGTCAATCTCGTGATGTATACGCTGACCGGCAATTACAAAGCCGATCAGGTCCATGTCCGCGACCTGCTTCAGAGGTTGGGGCATTAG